One window of Siniperca chuatsi isolate FFG_IHB_CAS linkage group LG15, ASM2008510v1, whole genome shotgun sequence genomic DNA carries:
- the LOC122861881 gene encoding ras-related protein Rab-15-like isoform X1, with amino-acid sequence MAKHYDVLFRLLMLGDSGVGKTCMLRRFTESEFDPSHISTIGVDFKMKTLEIDGVKVRVQIWDTAGQERYQTITKQYYRRAQGIIFVYDITSKPSFQHLAKWASDVDECAPGTVQRILVGNKSDEEHRRQVTKDQGSKLAETYGMEFFETSASTSSNISESFTRAAELVLQAHKRDVDSLLGSLDDYLEKAALEEEKGSQDKDDNTQRTCAC; translated from the exons ATGGCTAAACACTACGACGTTTTGTTCAGGTTGCTGATGCTCGGAGACTCGGGGGTTGGGAAGACTTGCATGTTGCGCAGGTTCACAGAAAGTGAATTTGATCCTTCACATATTTCCACCATCG GAGTcgattttaaaatgaaaacactagAAATAGATGGAGTCAAGGTGCGAGTACAAATATG GGACACTGCCGGTCAGGAACGTTATCAGACCATTACCAAGCAGTACTACAGACGGGCACAG GGTATCATCTTTGTATATGACATCACAAGCAAGCCATCATTTCAGCACCTGGCGAAGTGGGCCAGTGATGTGGATGAA tGCGCCCCAGGCACGGTGCAGAGGATTTTGGTAGGAAACAAGTCTGATGAGGAGCACAGGAGGCAGGTGACAAAAGACCAAGGAAGCAAG CTAGCAGAAACTTATGGGATGGAGTTCTTTGAGACCAGTGCCTCCACCAGCAGTAACATCAGTGAG TCCTTCACTCGTGCGGCAGAACTGGTGCTGCAGGCTCACAAGAGAGACGTGGACAGCTTGTTGGGATCTCTAGATGATTATCTGGAGAAGGCCGCTTTGGAAGAAGAGAAGGGCAGTCAAGATAAAGACGACAACACTCAGAGGACCTGTGCCTGTTAG
- the LOC122861881 gene encoding ras-related protein Rab-15-like isoform X2, with the protein MLGDSGVGKTCMLRRFTESEFDPSHISTIGVDFKMKTLEIDGVKVRVQIWDTAGQERYQTITKQYYRRAQGIIFVYDITSKPSFQHLAKWASDVDECAPGTVQRILVGNKSDEEHRRQVTKDQGSKLAETYGMEFFETSASTSSNISESFTRAAELVLQAHKRDVDSLLGSLDDYLEKAALEEEKGSQDKDDNTQRTCAC; encoded by the exons ATGCTCGGAGACTCGGGGGTTGGGAAGACTTGCATGTTGCGCAGGTTCACAGAAAGTGAATTTGATCCTTCACATATTTCCACCATCG GAGTcgattttaaaatgaaaacactagAAATAGATGGAGTCAAGGTGCGAGTACAAATATG GGACACTGCCGGTCAGGAACGTTATCAGACCATTACCAAGCAGTACTACAGACGGGCACAG GGTATCATCTTTGTATATGACATCACAAGCAAGCCATCATTTCAGCACCTGGCGAAGTGGGCCAGTGATGTGGATGAA tGCGCCCCAGGCACGGTGCAGAGGATTTTGGTAGGAAACAAGTCTGATGAGGAGCACAGGAGGCAGGTGACAAAAGACCAAGGAAGCAAG CTAGCAGAAACTTATGGGATGGAGTTCTTTGAGACCAGTGCCTCCACCAGCAGTAACATCAGTGAG TCCTTCACTCGTGCGGCAGAACTGGTGCTGCAGGCTCACAAGAGAGACGTGGACAGCTTGTTGGGATCTCTAGATGATTATCTGGAGAAGGCCGCTTTGGAAGAAGAGAAGGGCAGTCAAGATAAAGACGACAACACTCAGAGGACCTGTGCCTGTTAG
- the gpx2 gene encoding glutathione peroxidase 2 has translation MTFIAKTFYDLKATKLEGDSVDFNVFRGRVVLIENVASLUGTTTRDFSELNQLQSKYPHRLVVLGFPCNQFGYQENCSNGEILNSLQNVRPGSGFQPNFTIFEKCDVNGTNTHPVFAYLKDKLPYPDDDPKSLMQDPKFLVWSPITRTDISWNFEKFLIGPEGEPFKRYSKKFPTIDIEPDIQRLLRLTKT, from the exons ATGACGTTCATCGCCAAGACCTTCTACGACCTGAAGGCCACCAAGCTGGAGGGAGACTCTGTGGATTTCAATGTGTTTAGGGGGCGAGTGGTCCTGATAGAGAATGTGGCCTCACTCTGAGGCACCACCACCCGGGACTTCAGTGAGCTCAACCAGCTTCAGAGCAAGTACCCCCATCGGCTGGTGGTCCTGGGTTTTCCTTGTAACCAGTTTGGATACCAG GAGAACTGCTCCAATGGTGAGATCCTGAATTCGCTGCAGAATGTGCGTCCAGGCAGCGGCTTTCAGCCCAACTTTACCATCTTTGAGAAGTGTGATGTCAACGGAACAAACACCCATCCAGTCTTTGCCTATCTTAAAGACAAGCTCCCCTATCCCGATGACGACCCCAAGTCTCTCATGCAGGACCCCAAATTTCTGGTTTGGAGTCCCATCACCAGGACGGACATCTCTTGGAACTTTGAGAAATTCCTCATCGGGCCAGAGGGAGAGCCCTTTAAAAGATACAGCAAAAAATTCCCCACCATTGACATCGAGCCTGACATCCAAAGACTGTTAAGATTAACCAAGACCTAA